AGACGTACTCAGGTGAGAAGCAAGCGCTTGTTCCACGGCTGCTTGCTCCTACGATCGCCTTAGTTGCACTTAGCGTCCTCTATGGCGTAGGTGCTGAGGCAATGCGTCCACTCATTCAACAAGCCGTTGAACCGTTAACGAATCCAACGCTCTACATCGATGCCGTACTCAAAGGAGGTCGTTAATTCATGGCATTTCAAGTCTTGCTCAACTTATTTCTTGCATTCTTGTGGATGTTTCTCTCAAACAATTTCTCGGCCTCCGGTTTCGTCATCGGCTATGCACTAGGTCTGATTGCGATGTTCGCTTTCCGCCGCGGCTTTAAAGGTCGTTTTTATCTCGGACCCGTCATCGCACTCGTCTTGTTGTTTTTCCGCTTTCTCTACGAACTGGTCGTCGCGAACATCGATGTTCTAAAAATCATCTTAAAGCCGAAGTTAGATATTCAGCCTGGTATCTTCGCCTATGAGACGGAACTCGATCAACCGTGGCAAATCACGTTGCTATCGATGCTGATCACACTGACTCCCGGGACACTCGTCGTCGATATCTCAGACGATAATAAAACACTCTATATTCATGCACTCCATATGCCAGAAGTCGATGAAGCGGTCGCATCGATTCGTGACAGCTTCGAGAAAGCCATTCTGGAGGTGAGTCGGTAATGTTTGATATCTTAATCTATATTGCACTCGGAGGCGTCTTCCTCTCGATGCTCGGTCTATTTTATCGGGTCATCAAAGGACCGAGTGTCGCGGATCGGGTCATCGCCCTTGATTCAATCGGTATCAGTTTGATTTCAATCGTTGGTCTGGTCTCAATCATCTTACGAACGAGTGACTATCTAGAAGTTATCCTCTTAATCGGGATTCTTGCCTTTATCGGTACCGTTGCCTTTTCGAAATATATCGAGAAAGGAGAGATCATCGAACGTGATCGCAATCAATGAATTGATCGTCGCGATCTTCGCCTTGCTTGGGATGGGATTTAGTCTCGTTACCGCGCTCGGTCTGATTCGCTTACCCGATCTTTATACCCGTGCTCATGCAGCCTCTAAAAGTGCGACATTAGGTGTGATGTCGATCTTGATCGGCGTCATCATCTACTTCGTCACGGAAGATGGATTTTTCTCTTCTCGTGTCCTACTCGGTATTTTATTCGTACTGATCACGGCACCGATCGGTGGTCATTTAATCGCTCGTGCCGCATATTACAGCAATGTCCCCTTATGGAAATCATCCGTGCGTGACGATTTATCTAAGAATAAAGAACATGTAGAACCGAAAAAACGCCAAGATGACGTATGAGTAGGTCGATATGACAAAACCCTCGCTTCCATTTACGGAAACGAGGGTTTTTGATTAAGAACGCTGTAAAGAGGAAGCAGCAAATAAGAGTGCTAATTCATCGCGATTATCTAGCAATTCTTCTAAT
This window of the Exiguobacterium acetylicum genome carries:
- a CDS encoding Na(+)/H(+) antiporter subunit F1, which encodes MLGLFYRVIKGPSVADRVIALDSIGISLISIVGLVSIILRTSDYLEVILLIGILAFIGTVAFSKYIEKGEIIERDRNQ
- a CDS encoding Na+/H+ antiporter subunit E produces the protein MAFQVLLNLFLAFLWMFLSNNFSASGFVIGYALGLIAMFAFRRGFKGRFYLGPVIALVLLFFRFLYELVVANIDVLKIILKPKLDIQPGIFAYETELDQPWQITLLSMLITLTPGTLVVDISDDNKTLYIHALHMPEVDEAVASIRDSFEKAILEVSR
- the mnhG gene encoding monovalent cation/H(+) antiporter subunit G is translated as MIAINELIVAIFALLGMGFSLVTALGLIRLPDLYTRAHAASKSATLGVMSILIGVIIYFVTEDGFFSSRVLLGILFVLITAPIGGHLIARAAYYSNVPLWKSSVRDDLSKNKEHVEPKKRQDDV